The proteins below are encoded in one region of Cetobacterium somerae ATCC BAA-474:
- a CDS encoding Gx transporter family protein gives MTDKRRRYLTAFVLLALYLSLIETLIPKPFPWMKLGLANIATIIALEKFDEKMAIEILLLRIFIQGMMLGTLFSPSFIISLISGGASTLLTILLFRYRENLSLIAICIAGAFVHNLTQLIVVYFLLFRSISIMSKSIFIFIWGFLFMGCVSGLITGYICEKLQLRRERVLK, from the coding sequence ATGACAGATAAAAGAAGGAGATATCTAACGGCATTTGTGCTATTAGCTCTTTATTTATCACTGATAGAAACTTTAATTCCAAAACCATTTCCTTGGATGAAGCTTGGATTAGCTAATATTGCAACAATAATAGCTTTAGAAAAATTTGATGAGAAGATGGCAATAGAGATATTGTTGCTTCGGATTTTTATTCAAGGAATGATGTTAGGAACACTTTTTTCACCAAGCTTTATAATAAGTTTAATTTCAGGAGGGGCTAGTACCCTCTTGACCATTTTATTATTTAGATATAGAGAAAATCTATCGCTGATTGCTATTTGTATAGCAGGAGCTTTTGTACATAATTTAACACAACTTATAGTTGTTTACTTTTTGCTTTTTAGAAGTATTAGTATTATGAGTAAATCAATTTTCATATTTATTTGGGGATTTTTGTTTATGGGATGCGTTTCAGGGTTAATAACAGGGTACATATGTGAAAAATTACAAC
- the purB gene encoding adenylosuccinate lyase, protein MNKEIYSNPLAERYSSKEMLEIFSPKFKFSTWRKLWYVLAETEKELGLDITEEQLAEMKANIDNIDYELADEMEKKFRHDVMAHVHTFGTAAPKAMPIIHLGATSAYVGDNTDLIQIKEALNILKKKLINVMDGLAKFSNEYKDLPTLGFTHFQAAQLTTVGKRATLWLQSLILDLEELEFRQDTLRFRGVKGTTGTQASFQELFNGDYKKVKELDERVAEKMGFNKRFLVTGQTYDRKIDSEISNLLSNIAQSAHKFTNDLRLLQHLKEIEEPFEKSQIGSSAMAYKRNPMRSERISSLAKFVIALQQSTAMTASTQWFERTLDDSANKRLALPQGFLAVDAILIIWKNILEGLVVYPKMIEKHIMAELPFMATEYIIMEGVKKGGDRQELHELIRVHSMEAGKQVKVEGLENDLIERIINDLSFDIDREKLMEILDPKNFIGFAPAQVVDFLETEVNPILEKNKELLGMNTDLKV, encoded by the coding sequence ATGAACAAAGAAATTTATTCGAATCCTTTAGCAGAAAGATATAGCTCAAAGGAGATGCTAGAAATATTTTCACCAAAATTTAAATTTTCAACTTGGAGAAAATTATGGTATGTTTTAGCTGAAACTGAAAAGGAGTTAGGGCTTGACATTACAGAGGAACAATTAGCAGAAATGAAAGCTAATATAGATAATATTGATTATGAACTAGCAGATGAAATGGAGAAAAAGTTTAGACACGACGTAATGGCCCATGTACATACATTTGGAACAGCAGCACCTAAAGCTATGCCAATAATTCACTTAGGAGCAACAAGTGCTTATGTTGGAGATAACACAGATTTAATTCAAATAAAAGAAGCTTTAAATATTTTAAAGAAAAAATTAATTAATGTTATGGATGGATTAGCAAAGTTTTCTAATGAATATAAAGATTTACCAACATTAGGATTTACGCATTTCCAAGCTGCACAATTAACAACAGTTGGTAAAAGAGCAACACTTTGGTTACAAAGTTTAATTTTAGATTTAGAAGAGCTAGAATTTAGACAAGATACTTTAAGATTTAGAGGTGTAAAGGGAACTACTGGAACACAAGCATCATTCCAAGAGTTATTTAACGGAGATTATAAAAAAGTAAAAGAATTAGATGAAAGAGTTGCAGAAAAAATGGGCTTTAATAAAAGATTTTTAGTTACAGGTCAAACATACGATAGAAAAATCGATTCTGAAATATCAAATCTATTAAGTAATATAGCTCAGTCTGCTCATAAGTTTACAAATGATTTAAGATTGTTACAACATTTAAAAGAAATAGAAGAACCATTTGAAAAGAGCCAAATTGGATCATCTGCAATGGCTTATAAAAGAAATCCAATGAGAAGTGAAAGAATATCTTCTTTAGCAAAGTTTGTAATAGCGTTACAACAAAGTACTGCTATGACAGCATCAACTCAGTGGTTTGAGAGAACTCTTGATGATTCAGCAAATAAAAGATTAGCATTACCACAAGGATTTTTAGCTGTAGATGCAATATTAATCATTTGGAAAAATATATTAGAAGGATTAGTAGTTTATCCTAAGATGATAGAAAAGCATATAATGGCAGAACTTCCATTTATGGCAACAGAGTATATAATAATGGAAGGTGTAAAAAAAGGTGGAGATAGACAAGAGCTTCATGAGTTAATAAGAGTTCATTCAATGGAAGCAGGAAAGCAAGTTAAAGTTGAAGGATTAGAAAATGATTTAATTGAAAGAATTATTAATGATTTATCTTTTGATATAGATAGAGAAAAATTAATGGAAATTTTAGACCCTAAAAACTTTATTGGATTTGCTCCAGCACAAGTAGTAGACTTCTTAGAAACAGAAGTAAATCCTATTCTTGAAAAGAATAAAGAACTATTAGGAATGAATACTGACTTAAAGGTGTAG